The Polyangium aurulentum genomic interval GCGCGGTCGTCGGCCGTGTGGCCGGTGGCGATCACCTGCGCTCCGTGCCGCGCCGCCGCGTCCTGCAGGGCTCGATGACGCGCCTCTCGCGCGCGCGCCTGGAGGTTGCCGCCCGGTGCGACGTCCACGCGCGTGACCTCGAAGGGAACGCCGAGCTTCTCCGCCTGCGCGCCCGCGAGCGCGAGCTCTTCCGCAGCCGCGGCGCGCAGCCCGTGATCGACGCCGTGCGCCACGAGCGTGTGCCCGATCGTGCGACGCAGGAGCGCGAGGACGTGCAGGAGCGCGGTCGAGTCGGGCCCGCCGGAGAGGGCCACGAGCACGACGTCGCCGCGGGTGAACAGGCGCTCGTCGCGGATGGTGCGCTCGGCGATGCGGCGCAGCGAAGGCGGGTGCGATCGCCCCGTGCGCGGCGCGGAAGGAGGCTCGTCCGGAGGCGCGGTCAACGGAGCTCGAAGGCCTTGCAGAAGACGACCTCGTCACGGCGGTCGAGGTCGGCGTCGCTGTGCGGCGCGTGCGGGAAACCGAGAGAGCAGCGGTCGCCCTCGGGATCGAACTGGGCGCAGTCGCCGCACGCGAAGACCAGGCGGAAGCGGCGCGCTTCGTCCCGGAGCTGATCGTCGACGCGGTGGATCATGGCCGAGGAGCGTAGCGCAACGCGAGGCCTCCGCCCGCGATCACCGGGAGCCGCGCTTGCGGACGAGGCGCGCCACGGTCTCGACGTGGCTCGTCTGAGGGAAGAGCTCGATCGTCTCGATGTGCGTGAGCGCGAAGCCCGCGCGGACGAGGACGCCGAGATCGCGGGCGAGCGTGGCCGGATCGCAAGCGACGTACACCACGCGATCCGCGCGGCCCGACGCGATGGCGCGCGTCGCCCCCGGCGCCCCCGCGCGCGGCGGATCGAGCACCACGACCTCGGTGCGCGCAGGGATCGCGAAGGCGTCCGCGTCCGCCACGACCACCTTGCCGTCGAGCCCGCGCGCCGCGAGGTTTTCCCGCGCGCACCGCGCAGCCTCCTCGTCCGATTCCACGGCGACGAACGACGCGGCGATCGGCGCGAGCAGGATCGAGAGCGTGCCGCTGCCGGAGAAGAGCTCGAGCGTCGGGCCGATCTCGAGCTTGGCCGCATCCACGTCCTCGCAGGCGAGCTGTGCGACACGCCGCGCGAGGATCGCTGCACCGCGATCCGACGACTGCGCGAACGAGCCGGCCGCAATCAGCAGCGGCGCGCCGTCCGCGCCTTCGAGCACCGGCCGCGGATCACCGAAAGCCGCGGGCGTCTTCACGCCTTCGAGGCGCACGCGCGCGCCGGCCCAGAGGCCGTCGGCGACGCGCTGATCGATGATCTTCCACGTCGTGGCGGGCAGCTCGCCGCGCCACGCGATCTCGACGACGAGGCGGCCGCCCGCGCCGACGCCGAGCTGCACGTCGCCCTCACCCTTCGCGCCTGCAAGCACCTCGGGCAGATCGCCGAGCGCAGGCGCGATCGAGGGAGCGAGCACCGCGCACGACGAGACGGGCACGAGCGCGTGCGATCCAGCGGCCCGATAGCCGACGCGCAAGCGCCCGCGCTCGTTGCGCGCGAACAGCCGTGCCCGGGTGCGATACGCGAGCGGCGAGGGCGCGGCGTGCACGCGGACGGCCGGCGGCTCGGATCCGATCGCGTGCGCCACGGCGGCGCGGACGATCTCGGCGTGCGCGGTCTCCTGCGCGCGCACCGACAGGTGGATCCAGTCGCATCCGCCGCCGCAACAGGCGGCCTCGACGCGCTCGGGGCTCGGCGCGATCACGCGCAGCAGCCGGCCGCGCGCGGGCCTCGAGCTGCGATCGACCTCGGCCTCGATCTCCTCGCCCGGCGCGGTGCCCGGCACGAACACCGCGCGTTCGTCGACGTGGGCCACGCCCGCGCCGCCCGCGGCGAGGCTCTCGATGCGGAGGATCTCCGCCTTGGGGGGACGCTTGTTGCGTGCGGGCTGAGCTTGCGCCTGGGGTTTGCGAGTGGCGCGCGGTCCGTGCGGCATCGAGCCGGAGGTTACTTCATCGAGACGCGCTGCGCCGTCACCTGGCCTGACACGACGATGACGGAGATGACCTTGGTCATCGATTCCTTCTTCAGCGTGATGCGGTGCTGTC includes:
- a CDS encoding class I SAM-dependent RNA methyltransferase, which produces MPHGPRATRKPQAQAQPARNKRPPKAEILRIESLAAGGAGVAHVDERAVFVPGTAPGEEIEAEVDRSSRPARGRLLRVIAPSPERVEAACCGGGCDWIHLSVRAQETAHAEIVRAAVAHAIGSEPPAVRVHAAPSPLAYRTRARLFARNERGRLRVGYRAAGSHALVPVSSCAVLAPSIAPALGDLPEVLAGAKGEGDVQLGVGAGGRLVVEIAWRGELPATTWKIIDQRVADGLWAGARVRLEGVKTPAAFGDPRPVLEGADGAPLLIAAGSFAQSSDRGAAILARRVAQLACEDVDAAKLEIGPTLELFSGSGTLSILLAPIAASFVAVESDEEAARCARENLAARGLDGKVVVADADAFAIPARTEVVVLDPPRAGAPGATRAIASGRADRVVYVACDPATLARDLGVLVRAGFALTHIETIELFPQTSHVETVARLVRKRGSR